A section of the Anabaena cylindrica PCC 7122 genome encodes:
- the bioF gene encoding 8-amino-7-oxononanoate synthase, with protein sequence MNDNPYAWIEESLATIHRADWYRSVQTINSLPGAEVLLSGQEVINFASNDYLGLAADERLQKAAITAIQQFGTGSTGSRLLSGHRELHRDLEQEIASTKQTQDAVVFSSGYLANIGAITALVGKRDLILSDQYNHSSLKNGAILSGATILEYPHNSNEVLIEKLHQQRQNHRRCLLITDSVFSMDGDLCPLPELLDIAEEFNCMLLLDEAHATGVMGKTGAGCVEHFGCTGRELIQIGTLSKALGSLGGYVAGSNTLIDFLRNRAPSWIYTTALSPADTAAALAAIKIVQQEPQRREQLWRNINYLKQLISDNLPNLNLNILPSESPILCFQLSDAATALKAGKHLKEAGIFAPAIRPPTVPTSRIRITMMATHKKQHIEKLVEVLQGLIKAC encoded by the coding sequence ATGAATGACAATCCTTATGCTTGGATAGAAGAATCTCTAGCAACAATTCATCGAGCTGACTGGTATCGTTCGGTACAAACAATTAACAGTCTTCCCGGTGCAGAAGTGCTATTATCTGGGCAAGAGGTGATAAATTTCGCCAGTAACGACTATTTGGGACTAGCAGCAGATGAACGCTTACAAAAAGCTGCAATTACTGCTATTCAACAATTTGGGACTGGTAGCACAGGTTCTCGATTACTCAGCGGACATCGAGAATTACACAGAGATTTAGAGCAAGAAATAGCATCTACCAAACAAACACAAGATGCAGTAGTATTTAGTTCTGGATATTTGGCTAATATAGGTGCAATTACTGCATTAGTCGGTAAACGAGACTTAATTTTATCAGATCAATATAATCATTCCAGTTTAAAAAATGGAGCAATTCTCAGCGGTGCAACTATTCTTGAATACCCGCATAATAGTAATGAAGTACTAATCGAGAAATTACACCAACAACGTCAAAACCATCGCCGCTGCTTACTGATTACAGATAGCGTCTTCAGCATGGACGGTGATTTATGTCCTTTACCAGAATTACTGGATATAGCCGAAGAATTTAATTGTATGCTGTTATTAGATGAAGCCCACGCTACCGGAGTCATGGGTAAAACCGGGGCTGGTTGTGTGGAACATTTCGGTTGTACAGGTAGAGAATTAATTCAAATTGGGACTTTGAGTAAAGCCTTGGGTAGTTTAGGCGGATATGTAGCTGGAAGTAACACCCTCATAGACTTTTTACGAAATCGCGCCCCCAGTTGGATTTATACCACAGCCCTTTCACCAGCAGATACAGCCGCAGCATTAGCAGCAATTAAGATAGTGCAGCAAGAACCCCAACGCCGTGAGCAATTATGGCGAAATATAAATTATTTGAAACAACTAATTTCTGATAATTTACCTAATTTAAATTTAAATATTCTACCTTCCGAATCACCAATATTATGTTTTCAATTATCTGATGCAGCCACAGCATTAAAAGCAGGAAAGCATCTGAAAGAAGCTGGTATTTTTGCTCCAGCAATTCGTCCCCCTACAGTCCCCACCAGCCGAATTAGAATAACCATGATGGCTACGCATAAAAAACAGCATATTGAAAAGCTGGTGGAAGTTTTACAGGGGTTAATTAAGGCTTGCTGA
- the purE gene encoding 5-(carboxyamino)imidazole ribonucleotide mutase → MSLQVGIIMGSDSDLPTMKDAIAVCEEFGVECEIAIVSAHRTPERMVEYAQTAHQRGIKVIIAGAGGAAHLPGMVASLTPLPVIGVPVATRNLQGVDSLYSIVQMPAGIPVATVAIGNAKNAGLLAVQILATHQPELLQKILKYRQSLCDMVMDKQSKLEELGYQQYLQQMF, encoded by the coding sequence ATGAGTCTTCAAGTTGGTATTATCATGGGCAGCGATTCAGATTTGCCTACAATGAAAGATGCGATCGCAGTTTGTGAGGAATTTGGTGTTGAATGCGAAATAGCGATCGTTTCTGCCCATCGTACCCCAGAACGTATGGTGGAATATGCCCAAACAGCACACCAACGCGGTATTAAAGTCATTATCGCTGGTGCAGGTGGTGCGGCTCACCTTCCTGGTATGGTAGCATCTTTAACCCCCCTCCCTGTGATTGGTGTCCCCGTAGCTACCCGCAATTTACAAGGTGTGGATTCTTTATATTCAATTGTGCAAATGCCAGCAGGAATACCTGTGGCTACGGTAGCCATTGGTAATGCCAAAAATGCCGGACTTCTAGCAGTGCAGATTCTCGCTACTCACCAACCAGAACTGCTGCAAAAAATCCTGAAATATCGCCAAAGCTTATGTGATATGGTCATGGACAAACAAAGCAAATTAGAAGAATTAGGCTATCAGCAATATTTACAACAAATGTTTTGA
- a CDS encoding ammonium transporter produces the protein MNKRTRPLYRLIALAIGSMVFAIFAPTVVQAADPPTIQSLAETTTKLQISIDTTWVLLTGFLVFFMQTGFSMLEAGLLRQRGVVNALLENFIDAAVTILIWWGVGFGIAFGTSAGGFIGTDTFFLSQLPTDGAFPNGGVPGIASQLNAYTLFFFQFAFAATASTITTGSMAGRTDFIGDLIYSAVMAAFSYPIIVHWVWNADGWLAKMSFHDFAGSSVVHTVGGWTAIVGAYLLGPRPGRTPWGQIPPAHNLGLAALGTMILWFGWYGFNPGSTLGTANPGLIGLVTLNTTLGAGAGALSAIFYQYYRSRKWDLVYCLNGSLAGLVGITAGCAFVAPWAAVLIGLTGGILVVLGIDFIESMHIDDPVGAFAVHGINGMMGTLAVGFLGQPELTLNKKAGLLLGGGFDLLGVQILGVVAITIFTVAFAFLMFGGLKAIGHLRVDSEADKIGIDAYEHGATVWPDVYAVEQFVEEEEKHRSHKPGVGALEGE, from the coding sequence ATGAATAAACGTACTCGACCCTTGTACCGCCTAATAGCACTAGCTATAGGTTCAATGGTGTTTGCAATTTTTGCTCCCACAGTTGTTCAAGCAGCTGATCCGCCAACAATTCAATCTTTAGCGGAAACAACAACCAAATTACAAATTTCTATTGATACTACCTGGGTATTACTCACAGGGTTTCTAGTATTTTTCATGCAAACTGGTTTTTCGATGCTAGAAGCAGGTTTGCTCCGTCAAAGAGGCGTAGTTAACGCCTTATTAGAAAACTTCATTGATGCTGCTGTCACAATCTTAATTTGGTGGGGAGTTGGTTTTGGTATTGCCTTCGGTACAAGTGCAGGTGGTTTCATTGGCACAGATACCTTTTTCCTCAGTCAGTTACCAACTGATGGAGCCTTTCCAAATGGTGGAGTGCCAGGTATAGCTTCCCAACTCAATGCTTACACCTTGTTCTTCTTCCAGTTTGCTTTTGCTGCTACTGCCAGTACAATCACAACTGGTTCAATGGCGGGAAGAACAGATTTTATTGGTGACTTGATCTACAGTGCTGTTATGGCAGCATTCAGTTACCCAATTATTGTTCACTGGGTTTGGAACGCGGATGGCTGGTTAGCCAAAATGAGTTTCCATGACTTTGCTGGTAGTTCTGTAGTTCACACCGTTGGTGGTTGGACAGCTATAGTTGGCGCGTATTTGCTAGGCCCCCGTCCTGGACGTACTCCTTGGGGACAAATTCCCCCTGCACACAACTTAGGTTTAGCAGCCTTAGGAACCATGATTCTATGGTTTGGTTGGTACGGCTTCAACCCAGGTTCAACCCTCGGTACTGCTAATCCTGGCTTGATTGGTTTAGTAACACTCAATACCACCCTTGGTGCTGGTGCTGGCGCTCTTTCGGCAATTTTTTACCAATACTACCGTTCCCGTAAATGGGATTTAGTTTATTGTCTTAATGGTTCTTTAGCTGGACTTGTAGGGATTACAGCGGGTTGTGCCTTTGTTGCACCTTGGGCTGCGGTTTTAATTGGGTTAACCGGTGGAATTTTAGTAGTTTTAGGAATTGATTTCATTGAATCAATGCATATTGATGACCCTGTAGGTGCATTTGCTGTTCACGGTATCAATGGCATGATGGGTACTCTGGCTGTGGGTTTCTTGGGTCAACCAGAATTAACTCTGAACAAAAAAGCTGGGTTATTATTAGGCGGTGGCTTTGATTTGCTGGGTGTGCAAATTTTGGGTGTAGTTGCGATAACTATTTTCACCGTTGCTTTTGCCTTTTTGATGTTCGGTGGACTCAAAGCAATTGGCCACCTGCGTGTTGATTCTGAAGCCGATAAAATCGGTATTGATGCTTATGAACACGGCGCAACTGTCTGGCCTGATGTCTATGCAGTTGAGCAGTTTGTTGAAGAAGAAGAAAAACATCGCTCTCATAAGCCTGGAGTTGGTGCTTTGGAAGGTGAATAA
- a CDS encoding DUF4351 domain-containing protein produces MTRFIHDQFAKDYLEELLKNYGEMQAPARVAGEVREIDVYFSPSPQKNPNLQLLGLLGKFASTPAIFEPYRNPASADEICDCLLKLLEVKGALKREAKRNKTNLQESKNPKLWILTPTASAEILSSFNATLETDSLPGIYYLGKALRTAIVVIHQLPRTEATLWIRMLGRGTVQKQAIEELAALTANHPFRRVTLELLYNLQKNLAVSQEPEDKEIIMRLAPLYQQDRELAVQEGKIEGKIEGETSLIIRQLNRRLGEIQSTLIERIQKLPLEKLETLGVELLDFAKVDDLESWLNQNQQ; encoded by the coding sequence ATGACAAGATTCATTCATGACCAATTTGCCAAAGACTATTTAGAAGAACTCCTGAAAAACTATGGAGAAATGCAAGCACCTGCTCGCGTTGCAGGAGAAGTAAGAGAAATAGATGTTTATTTTTCTCCATCTCCCCAGAAAAATCCTAACTTACAACTCTTAGGTTTATTAGGTAAATTTGCATCTACACCTGCCATATTTGAACCATATCGCAATCCTGCATCTGCCGATGAAATTTGTGATTGCTTGTTAAAATTATTGGAAGTAAAAGGAGCCTTAAAAAGAGAAGCCAAACGCAATAAAACCAATCTTCAAGAATCTAAAAATCCCAAACTATGGATACTCACACCTACAGCCTCTGCTGAAATATTATCCAGTTTTAACGCTACTTTAGAAACTGACTCTTTACCAGGGATCTACTATTTAGGAAAAGCACTACGCACAGCCATAGTAGTTATTCACCAACTACCCCGAACAGAAGCAACTCTCTGGATTAGAATGCTAGGAAGAGGAACTGTGCAGAAACAAGCCATTGAAGAATTAGCAGCATTAACAGCAAACCACCCATTTAGGAGAGTGACGCTAGAATTGCTGTATAACCTGCAAAAAAATCTGGCAGTGAGTCAAGAACCAGAAGACAAGGAGATAATTATGAGATTAGCACCATTGTATCAACAAGATCGAGAGTTAGCAGTTCAGGAAGGAAAAATAGAGGGGAAAATAGAAGGAGAAACATCGTTAATTATCCGTCAATTAAATCGACGGCTTGGCGAAATTCAATCGACATTAATTGAGAGGATTCAAAAATTACCACTTGAGAAATTAGAAACTTTGGGAGTAGAATTATTAGACTTTGCCAAAGTCGATGATTTAGAAAGTTGGTTAAATCAAAATCAACAATGA
- the nagA gene encoding N-acetylglucosamine-6-phosphate deacetylase gives MTKATPNSILTNVDIINVRVPGYQDLQMIWVNETGIIEQILPMGKVCRRVTPEDLQILDFAGDWISLGGVDLQINGGLGLAFPDLTVKNAHMLEDISQYLWNVGVDGYLPTLVTTSVENIQRSLAVISNYTQNSGAKILGVHLEGPFLNYGKRGAHPAEYLLPLTMNEVKRVLGDYASVVKVITLAPELDPTDKVIPYLHSLGITVSLGHSQATAEQAQNAFDQGATMLTHAFNAMPPLHHREPGLLGAAMNHPDVMCSFIADGQHVVPTMLEILLRASKGLFLVSDALAPLGLPDGVYPWDDRQIEIINGTARLFDGTLSGTTLPLLTGVKNLVKWGICGVEKAIFLATDAPRKAINLPTIAPNQPANLLRWHYEEETQELTWERL, from the coding sequence ATGACCAAAGCAACACCAAATTCCATCCTGACAAACGTAGATATTATCAACGTAAGAGTACCCGGTTATCAAGACTTGCAGATGATCTGGGTGAATGAAACCGGCATAATTGAGCAAATTCTGCCCATGGGTAAAGTCTGTAGACGAGTGACACCAGAAGACTTACAAATTTTAGATTTTGCCGGTGACTGGATTTCCCTCGGTGGCGTTGATTTGCAAATTAACGGTGGGCTAGGTTTGGCGTTTCCTGATTTGACAGTTAAAAACGCCCATATGCTCGAAGATATCTCCCAATATTTGTGGAATGTGGGTGTTGATGGCTATTTACCAACCCTAGTGACAACTTCTGTAGAAAATATACAGCGATCGCTCGCCGTCATCTCTAACTATACCCAAAACTCAGGCGCGAAAATTCTCGGAGTCCATCTCGAAGGCCCATTTTTGAACTACGGTAAACGTGGCGCACATCCAGCAGAATACCTCCTACCCCTAACCATGAATGAAGTCAAGCGGGTATTAGGTGATTATGCCTCCGTTGTCAAAGTCATCACCTTAGCACCAGAATTAGATCCCACTGATAAAGTCATCCCATATTTACACTCATTAGGCATCACAGTCAGTTTAGGACACTCCCAAGCCACAGCAGAACAAGCACAAAACGCCTTTGACCAAGGTGCAACAATGCTCACTCATGCTTTTAATGCCATGCCACCATTACATCACCGTGAACCAGGCTTACTAGGTGCAGCCATGAACCATCCCGACGTGATGTGTAGTTTTATTGCCGATGGACAGCACGTAGTCCCTACCATGTTAGAAATTCTCCTCCGCGCCAGTAAAGGTCTATTTCTTGTCAGTGATGCCCTCGCACCATTAGGATTACCAGATGGCGTTTATCCTTGGGATGATCGGCAAATTGAAATTATTAACGGTACAGCCAGACTATTTGATGGCACTTTATCAGGCACAACCTTACCCCTATTAACGGGAGTAAAAAACTTAGTCAAATGGGGAATTTGTGGCGTAGAAAAAGCCATCTTCCTCGCTACAGACGCACCCAGAAAAGCAATAAATTTACCAACAATTGCCCCAAATCAACCTGCTAATTTATTACGCTGGCATTATGAAGAAGAAACACAAGAATTGACTTGGGAAAGATTATAA